One segment of Salvia splendens isolate huo1 chromosome 20, SspV2, whole genome shotgun sequence DNA contains the following:
- the LOC121781316 gene encoding alpha,alpha-trehalose-phosphate synthase [UDP-forming] 1-like produces the protein MPANMFNGDSPTKQRLLVVANRLPVSAKRQGEDSWSFEISAGGLVSGLMGVKEFEARWIGWAGVNVPDETGKKALTAALAEKKCIPVFLDEDTANQYYNGYCNRIIWPLLHYLGLPHEDHQATTWSYESQFAAYQKVNRMFADVIQSHYQEGDVVWIHDFHLMLLPKHLKEYNKNMKIGWFLHEPFPSSEVFRTLPSRSELLSAVLMADLVGFHTHDFARNFVSACTSILRVKGTPEAVENQGRVTRVAVCPIGIDSERFTQAIELLEVQKLIKEFKEKFFGKKVILGVDRLDMIKGIPHKLLAFGKFLEKNEYCRDKVVLLQIAVPTRSDVPEYKKLKSQVHEIVGRINARYGSLDSVPIHYLDRSIDFYTLCALYAMSDVALVTSLRDGMNLVSSEFVACQDSKRGVLILSEFAGAAESLGAGAVIVNPLDLMGVAAAIGQALDMPAEERDERHRHNFEYVTTHTAQQWANFFVSDLSA, from the exons ATGCCTGCCAATATGTTTAACGGCGACTCACCAACCAAGCAGAGGTTGCTTGTGGTTGCCAATAGGCTGCCTGTGTCTGCAAAGAGGCAGGGCGAGGATTCGTGGTCGTTTGAGATAAGCGCAGGCGGCCTAGTTAGCGGCCTTATGG GGGTGAAGGAGTTCGAGGCAAGATGGATTGGATGGGCGGGAGTGAACGTGCCAGACGAGACCGGGAAGAAGGCGCTCACTGCAGCTCTTGCCGAAAAG AAATGCATTCCTGTATTCCTTGATGAAGACACTGCTAACCAGTACTACAACGGCTACTGCAACCGTATCATCTGGCCTCTGCTCCACTACCTCGGGCTCCCACATGAGGACCATCAAGCAACAACGTGGAGTTATGAGTCTCAGTTTGCAGCGTATCAGAAGGTGAACCGGATGTTTGCGGATGTCATCCAAAGCCACTACCAGGAGGGCGATGTCGTTTGGATTCATGACTTCCACCTTATGTTGCTACCGAAACATCTCAAGGAATACAACAAAAACATGAAAATCGGATGGTTTCTTCACGAGCCATTCCCGTCCTCTGAAGTCTTCCGCACTTTGCCATCACGGTCCGAGCTGCTAAGTGCAGTTCTGATGGCAGATTTAGTGGG ATTCCATACACATGATTTTGCAAGAAATTTTGTGAGTGCTTGCACTAGTATTCTCAGAGTTAAAGGTACTCCAGAAGCTGTTGAGAATCAAGGCAGAGTTACTCGTGTAGCTGTG TGTCCAATAGGGATAGATTCGGAAAGGTTCACACAGGCTATAGAGCTTCTTGAAGTCCAGAAGCTCATTAAAGAGTTCAAAGAGAAATTTTTCGGGAAGAAG GTGATACTGGGCGTGGACCGTCTTGACATGATCAAAGGGATCCCTCATAAGTTACTAGCGTTCGGGAAATTTCTGGAGAAAAACGAATACTGTCGCGATAAAGTGGTATTGCTTCAGATTGCTGTGCCAACGAGAAGTGACGTTCCTGAAT ATAAAAAACTTAAGAGCCAAGTTCATGAAATCGTTGGACGAATCAATGCAAGATATGGAAGTTTGGATTCTGTTCCAATTCATTATCTG GATCGTTCAATCGACTTTTATACACTGTGTGCATTGTATGCTATGTCTG ATGTAGCACTTGTTACATCATTGCGCGATGGAATGAATCTTGTCAGCTCTGAGTTTGTCGCATGTCAAGATTCGAAGAGGGGCGTGCTCATCCTCAGCGAA TTTGCTGGAGCAGCAGAGTCTCTTGGGGCTGGCGCGGTTATCGTGAATCCTTTGGACCTTATGGGAGTGGCTGCAGCGATAGGCCAGGCTTTGGATATGCCGGCTGAAGAGCGAGACGAGCGCCATAGGCATAACTTTGAGTATGTCACAACTCATACTGCTCAACAGTGGGCTAACTTCTTTGTAAG TGACCTCAGTGCTTGA
- the LOC121782914 gene encoding uncharacterized protein LOC121782914, protein MQVNDPPAEPPECPVCLQLYDATTAIPRVLGCGHTTCEGCLKLLPRPFSNTIRCTVCTLLLKLPNSLSSLPKNLDLLYFSSLLQRSRPLEEKTPIPPDFGGAESVSSPSVLKPWPYDFYYKWGRWILPKDCILNGGTPLDSYGGVLDGKVLRCFESDRMVGCVLRENDHVGLIKVGIFMGGEVDSGIIKPSYESRILTVLWGMGEDERDKLRVIFKACFRVSNVGKAFGFWCNEEDKSVYIVCQKLASSSLIDCVFNRRKDEEERLIADEISFWGVVGVETCEILMRLHLEGLTVGYLSLNCLGFDDFGRVCVDLSEVLKSGMGVSKNVEFGLKDLFLDQNSVFLSPEVLLQLFVNVGFELDSRNVSKVGPVSDVWSLASLLVWVLVGSSFEEEMKSFLHSVVNAVKDEKGFDYDGLYLAWMGKVSALLKRRLGSDFASLLDVLCRSLGLEPDHRPLATELWKCLRGLVVKPQCDIVFTLKNEHKNQESGGYIVLGDVCCMVDETGHGSKGEEEAERDDARLRVEGDVVDGITHGDFKCLDMKGHLGFITGLAIGGGFLFSSSYDKIVSVWCLEDFTHVHSFKGHEHKVMSVIFVDGEQQLCISGDNEGVICIWGATFPFSEVPMKKVHENKDWRYSGIHAMANSGTDYLYTGSGDRLVKAWSLQDHSFVCAMSGHKSVVSSLIVCNGILYSGSWDGTVRLWSLGDHSPLTILGEDKLGNVVPVSSLSADHNFLFVGHDNGNITIWHDDVLVKSTRSHEGSVFSVATNGGCLFSGGWDKKINVQQVSEAADGVDVVPLGAIACNSPITALLYRHGKLFVGQADRIIKVYYGV, encoded by the exons ATGCAAGTCAATGATCCGCCGGCGGAGCCGCCGGAGTGCCCGGTATGTCTGCAGCTATACGACGCCACGACAGCAATCCCGCGCGTCCTCGGCTGCGGCCACACCACCTGCGAAGGCTGCCTAAAGCTTCTCCCCCGCCCATTTTCCAACACCATCCGCTGCACCGTCTGCACCCTCCTCCTCAAATTACCAAATTCCCTCTCTTCTCTTCCCAAGAATCTCGACCTCCTCTACTTCTCCTCCCTCCTCCAGCGCAGCCGCCCCCTCGAGGAGAAGACACCAATTCCGCCCGATTTTGGCGGCGCAGAATCGGTTTCATCTCCCTCTGTTTTGAAGCCGTGGCCTTACGATTTCTATTACAAATGGGGGAGATGGATACTCCCAAAAGACTGTATTTTGAATGGAGGAACGCCTCTGGATAGTTATGGTGGGGTTTTGGATGGAAAGGTTTTGAGGTGTTTTGAGAGTGATCGTATGGTGGGGTGTGTTTTGAGAGAGAATGATCATGTGGGTCTGATTAAAGTTGGGATTTTTATGGGAGGTGAAGTTGATTCTGGGATAATCAAGCCAAGCTATGAGTCGAGAATTCTGACTGTTTTGTGGGGGATGGGAGAAGATGAGAGGGATAAATTGAGGGTTATTTTCAAAGCTTGTTTTAGAGTGAGTAATGTGGGGAAGGCCTTTGGGTTTTGGTGTAACGAGGAGGATAAGAGCGTGTACATTGTTTGCCAGAAGCTTGCTTCGTCTAgtttgattgattgtgttttTAATAGAAGGAAGGATGAAGAGGAGAGGCTCATTGCTGATGAAATTAGTTTTTGGGGAGTGGTTGGTGTTGAGACATGTGAGATTTTGATGCGGTTGCATTTAGAGGGGCTAACTGTTGGTTACCTGAGTTTGAATTGTCTTGGTTTCGATGATTTTGGTCGAGTCTGTGTAGATTTAAGCGAGGTTTTGAAAAGCGGTATGGGAGTGAGCAAGAATGTGGAATTTGGTTTGAAGGATTTGTTCTTGGATCAAAACTCGGTGTTTCTTAGTCCTGAGGTGTTGTTGCAGTTATTTGTGAATGTGGGGTTTGAGTTAGATTCGCGAAATGTGTCTAAAGTCGGTCCTGTTTCAGATGTTTGGTCACTTGCTTCTTTGCTGGTTTGGGTTCTTGTTGGAAGCTCTTTTGAGGAAGAAATGAAGTCTTTCTTGCATTCTGTGGTTAATGCTGTTAAAGATGAAAAGGGTTTTGATTATGATGGTTTGTACCTAGCCTGGATGGGGAAAGTTTCTGCGTTATTGAAGAGAAGACTGGGATCAGATTTTGCTTCGTTGCTGGATGTTTTGTGCAGAAGTCTGGGGTTAGAACCCGATCATCGGCCACTTGCAACTGAACTATGGAAATGCTTGAGGGGGTTGGTTGTTAAACCTCAGTGTGATATTGTATTCACCTTGAAAAATGAGCACAAGAATCAAGAATCGGGTGGTTATATAGTACTAGGTGATGTATGCTGCATGGTTGATGAAACGGGCCATGGCTCgaagggagaagaagaggcTGAGAGAGATGATGCGAGATTGAGGGTTGAAGGAGATGTAGTTGATGGGATCACTCATGGTGATTTCAAATGTCTAGACATGAAAGGTCATCTTGGTTTCATCACAGGATTAGCTATCGGAG GGGGTTTCCTCTTCAGCTCCTCATACGATAAGATAGTCAGTGTATGGTGTCTGGAG GACTTCACTCATGTTCACTCGTTTAAAGGCCACGAGCATAAAGTTATGTCTGTTATTTTTGTGGATGGTGAACAACAATTGTGCATCAGTGGTGATAACGAAGGTGTTATATGCATCTGGGGTGCTACTTTTCCCTTTTCCGAAGTGCCAATGAAAAAGGTGCACGAGAATAAGGATTGGCGCTATAGTGGCATTCATGCAATGGCAAATTCTGGCACTGACTATCTCTACACCGGCAGTGGAGACAGATTAGTAAAAGCATGGTCGCTGCAG GATCATAGCTTCGTTTGTGCTATGAGCGGTCACAAGTCAGTAGTCTCATCACTTATCGTTTGCAATGGCATTCTATACAGTGGAAGCTGGGATGGGACTGTTCGATTATGGTCTCTTGGTGATCACAGTCCTCTAACGATATTAGGGGAAGACAAACTTGGAAACGTAGTACCAGTCTCGTCTCTTTCTGCTGATCACAATTTTCTGTTTGTTGGTCATGACAACGGTAACATAACG ATATGGCACGATGATGTCCTCGTGAAGTCGACACGTAGTCACGAGGGTTCTGTGTTCTCAGTCGCAACAAACGGGGGATGTCTATTTAGCGGGGGCTGGGACAAGAAAATCAATGTGCAG CAAGTTTCCGAAGCTGCGGATGGGGTGGACGTCGTGCCTCTAGGGGCTATCGCTTGCAACTCCCCAATAACGGCTCTGTTGTATCGGCATGGGAAGCTATTCGTTGGCCAAGCCGATAGAATTATAAAG GTCTACTATGGAGTGTAG
- the LOC121781804 gene encoding probable receptor-like protein kinase At1g11050: MNIFFFFFFFIFSFSIFNFNAVSAHDASSCPINFDYVETLPWDASLCRDPIQTSCCQTLRSLFGVGLAQHLNQTSQFYLPTATASSSCIAQFERKISSMSLTRSLLPLCFNDTAEFAITNSSTACAGITTLQDWDLEADEAALVPLESACNGDLTGLTLCSMCLDAGLKLTSHLVSSHPNSTKCFYFTVLYAAGVVNGFGPVDIRSAACIFGLPVSSTGRSGPANHRTRRFIFGFCGGLVGISGLVILFFIYRKWDRKKKQDVVHQSYVASVKSIVLPNVGAKFFELRDLEQATDKFAKRNLIGQGGFGAVYRGTLPDNKTEVAVKQIFETEESDDDFINEALIISKIRHRNLLPLRGFCVASDRFHGKRRFLVYDYMPNGSLNDHIFIDNNNNNDSLLSWPQRKNIILDIAKGLAYLHYGIKPTIYHRDIKATNILLDTDMKARVADFGLAKQNLEGQSHLTTRVAGTHGYLAPEYALYGQLTEKSDVYSFGILILEVMSGRRVLDASKSERILITDWAWELVKAGKVEEVFHGGIRREGPKGVMERFVRVGILCAHVMVALRPTIEDALRMLEGDIDIPRLPDRPLPLAQQCVQMQFSSFSYSTSASEGSRVANWSNTS; encoded by the coding sequence ATgaacattttcttctttttcttcttcttcatcttctccttctccatctTCAATTTCAACGCAGTATCAGCACATGATGCATCATCATGCCCTATCAACTTCGACTACGTCGAAACCCTCCCTTGGGACGCCTCGCTCTGCCGCGACCCGATCCAAACAAGCTGCTGCCAGACTCTCCGCAGCCTCTTCGGCGTCGGCCTCGCCCAACACCTCAACCAAACCTCCCAATTCTACCTCCCCACCGCCACGGCCTCCTCCTCCTGCATCGCTCAATTCGAGCGCAAAATCTCCTCCATGTCCCTCACCAGATCACTACTCCCACTCTGCTTCAACGACACCGCTGAGTTCGCCATCACCAACTCCTCCACCGCCTGTGCCGGAATCACCACCCTGCAAGACTGGGATCTCGAGGCGGACGAGGCCGCCCTCGTCCCCCTCGAGTCCGCATGCAACGGCGACCTCACCGGCCTCACCCTCTGCAGCATGTGCCTCGACGCCGGCCTCAAACTCACCTCCCACCTCGTCTCTTCCCATCCCAACTCCACCAAATGCTTCTACTTCACAGTACTCTACGCGGCCGGCGTCGTCAATGGCTTCGGACCTGTTGATATCAGATCCGCCGCCTGCATTTTCGGACTGCCTGTGTCCAGCACTGGCAGATCTGGACCAGCAAACCACAGAACCAGAAGATTCATCTTCGGGTTCTGTGGGGGCCTAGTGGGAATCTCTGGGCTTGTGATTCTCTTTTTCATTTACAGAAAGTGGGACCGGAAAAAGAAACAAGATGTTGTTCACCAGAGCTACGTAGCATCTGTGAAATCTATAGTCCTCCCCAACGTCGGAGCTAAGTTTTTCGAGCTCCGTGACCTGGAGCAAGCGACCGATAAATTCGCAAAGAGGAATCTAATCGGACAAGGCGGATTCGGAGCTGTCTACAGAGGAACTCTGCCAGACAACAAAACAGAGGTCGCAGTGAAACAGATTTTCGAAACAGAAGAGAGCGATGACGATTTCATAAACGAGGCTCTGATCATTAGCAAGATCCGGCACAGGAATCTTCTACCTCTCCGTGGATTCTGTGTCGCGAGCGACAGATTCCACGGAAAGAGAAGATTCCTAGTCTATGATTACATGCCAAACGGCAGCTTAAACGATCACATATTCAtcgacaacaacaacaacaatgatAGTCTCCTCTCGTGGCCTCAGCGCAAGAACATAATCCTCGACATAGCGAAAGGGCTCGCGTACCTCCACTATGGGATCAAGCCGACGATCTACCACCGCGACATAAAGGCAACCAACATCCTCCTCGACACGGACATGAAGGCCAGGGTGGCCGATTTCGGGTTGGCAAAACAAAACCTAGAAGGCCAATCCCATCTCACCACGAGGGTGGCCGGGACCCACGGCTACCTAGCACCAGAGTATGCTCTGTACGGGCAGCTGACAGAGAAGAGCGATGTGTACAGTTTTGGGATACTGATTCTCGAGGTCATGAGTGGGCGGAGGGTGCTTGATGCCTCGAAGAGCGAGAGAATCTTGATCACGGATTGGGCGTGGGAGCTGGTCAAGGCCGGGAAGGTCGAGGAAGTTTTCCACGGGGGCATAAGGAGGGAAGGGCCGAAAGGAGTGATGGAGAGATTCGTGCGCGTTGGGATCCTCTGCGCGCATGTCATGGTCGCGCTTAGGCCGACCATTGAGGACGCGCTGAGGATGCTTGAAGGCGACATTGACATCCCTCGTCTGCCTGATCGCCCGTTGCCTCTCGCGCAACAATGTGTGCAGATGCAGTTTAGCTCGTTCAGTTATAGCACAAGTGCAAGTGAGGGGTCAAGGGTTGCTAATTGGAGTAACACTAGTTGA